A genomic region of uncultured Roseibium sp. contains the following coding sequences:
- the leuC gene encoding 3-isopropylmalate dehydratase large subunit: MAKARTLYDKIWDDHVVDMQPDGTGLLYIDRHLVHEVTSPQAFEGLRMHGRKVRSPEKTLAVVDHNVPTSDRRHGIDDPESALQVETLAKNASEFGVEYYSELDMRQGVVHIVGPEQGFTLPGMTIVCGDSHTSTHGAFGSLAHGIGTSEVEHVLATQTLIQKKAKNMLVRVNGQIPAGVTAKDIVLAIIGKIGTAGGTGYVIEYAGDAIRSLSMEGRMTVCNMSIEAGARAGLIAPDETTFAYVKDRPKAPKGEAWDMAMAYWHTLHSDADADFDKVVELDAANLPPIVSWGSSPEDVVSVEGVVPDPEEIDDENRRESKKRALDYMGLEPGTRITDIKIDRAFIGSCTNGRIEDLRAAAAVIGNHKVASHVDAMVVPGSGLVKEQAEEEGLDLIFKEAGFDWREPGCSMCLAMNADKLKPGERCASTSNRNFEGRQGHKGRTHLVSPAMAAAAAIAGHFVDIREWTSN; this comes from the coding sequence ATGGCGAAAGCGCGCACGCTTTATGACAAGATCTGGGATGATCACGTTGTCGACATGCAGCCGGATGGAACCGGACTGCTTTATATCGACCGGCACCTTGTCCACGAGGTGACCAGCCCTCAGGCCTTCGAAGGCCTTCGCATGCATGGCCGCAAGGTCCGCAGCCCGGAAAAAACGCTCGCCGTTGTCGACCACAACGTGCCGACAAGCGATCGCCGCCACGGCATCGATGATCCGGAATCGGCTCTCCAGGTCGAGACACTTGCCAAAAACGCAAGCGAATTCGGTGTCGAATATTACTCCGAACTGGATATGCGCCAGGGCGTTGTTCATATCGTCGGACCCGAACAGGGCTTTACGCTGCCCGGCATGACAATCGTTTGCGGCGACAGCCATACCTCGACCCACGGCGCGTTCGGTTCGCTGGCACACGGGATCGGAACCTCGGAAGTGGAACATGTTCTGGCCACGCAGACGCTGATCCAGAAGAAGGCGAAGAACATGCTGGTCAGGGTCAATGGCCAGATACCGGCCGGTGTGACCGCGAAGGACATCGTTCTTGCGATCATCGGCAAGATCGGAACCGCCGGCGGAACGGGCTACGTCATCGAATATGCCGGCGACGCCATTCGGTCGCTGTCGATGGAAGGCCGGATGACCGTCTGCAACATGTCGATCGAAGCAGGCGCGCGGGCCGGGCTGATTGCTCCGGACGAGACCACATTCGCCTATGTCAAGGATCGGCCCAAGGCGCCGAAGGGTGAAGCCTGGGATATGGCGATGGCCTACTGGCATACGCTGCATTCAGACGCGGACGCCGATTTCGACAAGGTTGTCGAACTGGATGCCGCCAACCTGCCTCCGATCGTGTCCTGGGGCTCATCTCCCGAAGATGTGGTTTCGGTTGAAGGGGTTGTTCCTGATCCGGAAGAGATTGACGACGAGAACCGCCGCGAATCCAAGAAACGCGCTCTGGACTACATGGGGCTCGAGCCGGGCACCAGGATCACAGACATCAAGATTGACCGCGCCTTCATCGGATCCTGCACCAATGGCCGTATCGAGGACTTGCGCGCCGCGGCCGCGGTGATCGGAAATCACAAGGTGGCGTCTCATGTCGACGCGATGGTGGTTCCAGGCTCCGGTCTGGTCAAGGAGCAGGCCGAAGAGGAAGGTCTCGACCTGATCTTCAAGGAAGCCGGGTTCGACTGGCGCGAGCCGGGATGCTCCATGTGTCTTGCCATGAATGCCGACAAGCTGAAGCCGGGCGAACGTTGTGCCTCGACCTCGAACCGCAACTTCGAGGGACGACAGGGCCACAAGGGACGCACTCATCTTGTCTCTCCTGCCATGGCGGCGGCAGCGGCGATTGCAGGTCATTTCGTCGATATCCGTGAATGGACCTCGAATTGA
- a CDS encoding DUF1761 domain-containing protein — protein MMFDGINLLAVAVAGVASFIFGSIWYGVLGKAWMAAASLSEEQTRPDPVTLGLTFVCQLVMAFVFAGVIYHAGQTSIRAGLISALMIWVGIVMTTQIINHRFQGKPWSLTLIDGGHWLGVLIVQGVVIGWFGS, from the coding sequence ATGATGTTTGACGGTATCAATCTCTTGGCTGTGGCGGTTGCCGGCGTGGCATCGTTCATATTCGGATCGATCTGGTACGGCGTGCTGGGCAAGGCCTGGATGGCGGCGGCCAGCCTGAGCGAGGAGCAGACCAGACCGGACCCGGTGACGCTCGGCCTGACTTTTGTTTGCCAGCTGGTGATGGCTTTCGTGTTCGCCGGCGTGATCTACCACGCCGGTCAGACATCGATCCGCGCCGGACTGATATCCGCGCTGATGATCTGGGTCGGCATAGTCATGACAACGCAGATCATCAACCACCGCTTTCAGGGCAAACCCTGGAGCCTCACGCTGATCGACGGTGGTCACTGGCTTGGCGTGCTGATTGTCCAGGGTGTGGTGATCGGCTGGTTCGGCTCCTGA
- the ureG gene encoding urease accessory protein UreG, translating into MTSQYGPLRVGIGGPVGSGKTTLTDRLCKAMRDTFSIAVITNDIYTSEDAEALMRSQALSSDRIRGVETGGCPHTAIREDASINLAAIEDLTRSIPDLDLVLIESGGDNLAATFSPELADLTLYVIDVAAGEEIPRKGGPGITRSDLLIINKTDLAPYVGADLDVMERDATRMRKSRPFVFANTKAGDGLDRVVDFIIQKGGLTA; encoded by the coding sequence ATGACATCACAGTACGGTCCCTTGCGCGTCGGTATCGGCGGCCCCGTCGGTTCCGGCAAGACCACCCTGACCGACCGTCTCTGCAAGGCGATGCGCGACACCTTTTCGATCGCCGTCATCACCAACGACATCTACACAAGCGAAGACGCCGAAGCCCTGATGCGGTCCCAGGCCCTGTCCAGCGACCGGATACGCGGCGTGGAAACCGGCGGCTGCCCGCACACGGCCATCCGCGAAGACGCCTCGATCAACCTTGCCGCCATTGAAGATCTGACACGATCCATTCCGGACCTCGATCTGGTTTTGATCGAATCGGGCGGCGACAATTTGGCCGCCACCTTTTCCCCGGAACTCGCGGATCTCACCCTTTATGTCATCGACGTTGCCGCAGGGGAGGAAATTCCCAGAAAAGGCGGCCCGGGCATCACCAGGTCGGACCTGCTCATCATCAACAAGACCGACCTTGCACCTTACGTTGGGGCTGACCTTGATGTGATGGAACGGGACGCGACGCGGATGCGCAAGTCACGCCCGTTTGTCTTCGCCAACACCAAGGCGGGAGACGGGCTTGACCGCGTCGTGGACTTCATCATCCAGAAGGGCGGGCTCACCGCCTGA
- a CDS encoding antibiotic resistance protein VanZ, which translates to MFQFPVLRLRIPAFIQTKVDQHYLDISISRVVPLMALMTFGILVGLVFETGVGHPYDKVIHIGFFALLTLSIHALFCCRLRISAVVAFGMGIAGELVQGFLPHHAMSLPDLVANGIGVALVVALIALLRSEVTQAVEDPEEDLNLGRMGLQPMPVRYLSGESASEESELSSEK; encoded by the coding sequence GTGTTCCAGTTTCCCGTTCTGCGTTTGAGAATACCCGCCTTTATCCAGACCAAGGTCGATCAGCATTATCTCGACATTTCGATCAGCCGTGTCGTCCCCCTCATGGCGCTTATGACGTTCGGTATCCTGGTCGGGCTGGTTTTCGAGACCGGTGTCGGGCACCCGTATGACAAGGTGATCCATATCGGCTTTTTCGCCCTTCTGACCCTGTCCATACACGCACTTTTCTGCTGCCGTCTCAGGATCTCGGCCGTGGTCGCGTTTGGCATGGGGATCGCCGGGGAACTTGTGCAGGGATTCCTGCCGCATCATGCGATGTCGTTGCCCGACCTGGTGGCGAACGGTATTGGCGTGGCACTCGTCGTTGCGCTCATTGCGCTGCTACGCTCCGAGGTCACGCAGGCTGTCGAAGATCCCGAGGAGGATTTGAACCTCGGCCGCATGGGATTGCAGCCAATGCCGGTCCGCTACTTGTCCGGCGAATCTGCATCCGAAGAATCCGAACTTTCATCGGAAAAGTAA
- the rplS gene encoding 50S ribosomal protein L19 has translation MNIIEQLNAEEMAKIEAQRKLPEFSPGDTVRVNVKVTEGSRTRTQAYEGVCIARSGGGINESFTVRKISYGEGVERVFPIYSPMLEGVEVVRRGKVRRAKLYYLRDRRGKSARITENTNVRSKRLNEEARAEAAAVKAAKAEAKKAEQAAAENAAE, from the coding sequence ATGAATATCATCGAGCAGCTCAATGCTGAAGAAATGGCGAAAATCGAAGCTCAACGCAAGCTTCCGGAATTTTCGCCGGGTGACACGGTTCGCGTTAACGTGAAGGTCACCGAAGGTAGCCGTACCCGTACCCAGGCTTATGAAGGCGTGTGCATTGCCCGTTCCGGCGGCGGCATCAACGAGAGCTTCACGGTTCGCAAGATTTCCTATGGCGAAGGCGTCGAGCGTGTCTTCCCGATCTATTCCCCGATGCTGGAAGGTGTTGAAGTGGTCCGCCGCGGTAAGGTTCGCCGCGCGAAGCTGTACTACCTGCGCGACCGCCGCGGCAAATCCGCCCGTATCACCGAGAACACGAACGTCCGCTCCAAACGCCTCAACGAGGAGGCCCGTGCCGAAGCCGCTGCCGTCAAGGCTGCAAAGGCCGAAGCCAAGAAGGCTGAGCAGGCGGCTGCAGAAAACGCTGCGGAATAA
- a CDS encoding helix-turn-helix transcriptional regulator: MRDHSGLLHKLYSGALLEGGLTSVLSDIATLYPDLPISYQAQCVYENKHYDCAMFNHGEGAEFRLSRAVSANPFPPIALQCDPSDVVYTGDFISTSDVEKTDFYHEFMKDHGEINRAFGVILHRHGKDSAFVAANLPRSMKFREEEHVRHLFGFLRPHLQNAFRLLLELAKRDTVPANTDFWLNRIPTAALLVLPDGKVTHYNGQAETFLRTSQLIYTDRTVRLAARTQGLQNQLHSALKKASDTSLPVGPIPMQATGNCGPFFFVMPVRHKDQIHPGLSPFLTPAMPLLVTLFDPADAPRRSEKILSAAFGLTERECLVIQQLILGFSLKEAADALQISYNTARNHLASATSKTGARSQADIVRRGTQLLAKLGNGPL, translated from the coding sequence ATGAGGGATCACTCCGGTTTACTACATAAACTCTATAGTGGTGCTTTGCTCGAAGGGGGACTTACTAGTGTACTTTCGGATATTGCAACCCTTTACCCCGATCTGCCGATCTCCTATCAGGCCCAATGCGTTTACGAGAACAAGCATTATGATTGCGCGATGTTCAATCACGGCGAGGGCGCGGAGTTCAGGCTGAGCCGTGCGGTCTCGGCCAATCCGTTCCCGCCGATCGCGTTGCAATGCGATCCCTCCGATGTGGTGTACACGGGCGATTTCATATCCACGTCGGACGTCGAAAAAACGGACTTCTATCACGAATTCATGAAAGATCACGGTGAGATCAACAGGGCTTTCGGCGTCATTTTGCATCGTCATGGCAAGGACTCCGCCTTTGTTGCGGCCAACCTGCCCAGGTCGATGAAATTCCGTGAGGAGGAACATGTCCGCCACCTGTTCGGATTTCTTCGACCGCATCTTCAGAACGCCTTCAGACTTTTGCTGGAACTGGCAAAGCGCGACACCGTGCCGGCCAATACCGACTTCTGGCTGAACCGGATCCCCACGGCGGCCCTCCTGGTTCTACCGGACGGCAAGGTCACGCATTACAACGGACAGGCGGAAACATTCCTGCGGACCAGCCAGTTGATCTATACCGATCGCACGGTTCGCCTCGCTGCACGAACGCAGGGGTTGCAGAATCAGCTGCACTCCGCCCTGAAAAAAGCGTCAGACACGTCACTTCCCGTTGGTCCGATACCGATGCAGGCGACAGGCAATTGCGGGCCATTCTTTTTCGTCATGCCTGTCCGGCACAAGGATCAGATACACCCTGGCCTGTCCCCTTTCCTGACCCCGGCCATGCCGCTGCTTGTGACACTGTTCGACCCTGCAGATGCTCCCAGACGCTCGGAAAAGATACTGTCCGCCGCGTTCGGCCTGACCGAACGGGAGTGCCTTGTCATCCAGCAGCTGATTTTGGGATTTTCGCTGAAGGAGGCGGCGGACGCGTTGCAGATTTCCTACAACACCGCCAGGAATCATCTGGCCAGCGCGACGTCCAAAACCGGAGCACGCTCCCAGGCGGACATTGTCCGCCGCGGAACGCAACTACTCGCCAAGCTTGGGAACGGTCCGCTTTAG
- the acs gene encoding acetate--CoA ligase, whose amino-acid sequence MSDSVFPVPAEVAARAHVDNAKYLEMYQRSVEDPDGFWGEHGKRVDWIKPYTKVKNTSYDYHNVSIKWFEDGTLNVAANCVDRHLATRGDQPAIIWEGDDPGEHKVITYNELSREVNKFANVLHGQGVKKGDRVTIYLPMIPEAAYAMLACARIGAIHSIVFGGFSPDSLAQRIEGCKSECVITADEGLRGGRKVPLKANVDKAAEKAPVRSVIVVRRTGGDISMTDGRDVWYHDEAGRVSDQCDPVEMNAEDPLFILYTSGSTGQPKGVLHTTGGYLVYASMTHEYVFDYHEGDIYWCTADVGWVTGHSYIVYGPLANGATTLMFEGVPTYPGPGRFWEVCDKHNVNIFYTAPTAIRALMGAGDEYVTKTSRRSLRLLGSVGEPINPEAWTWYHNVVGDGRCPIVDTWWQTETGGILITPLPGATDLKPGSATRPFFGVQPAVVDAEGKFLEGATEGNLVIKDSWPGQMRTVYGDHERFVQTYFATYKGLYFTGDGCRRDADGYYWITGRVDDVINVSGHRMGTAEVESALVAHPQVSEAAVVGYPHDIKGQGIYAYVTLMEGEEPTEELKKELVKHVRAEIGPIASPDLIQFAPGLPKTRSGKIMRRILRKIAEDSFENLGDTSTLADPAVVDDLIDNRQNR is encoded by the coding sequence ATGTCAGACTCTGTTTTCCCCGTTCCGGCGGAGGTTGCCGCACGGGCGCATGTCGACAACGCCAAATACCTGGAGATGTACCAGCGCTCCGTGGAAGACCCTGACGGGTTCTGGGGTGAACACGGCAAACGGGTCGACTGGATCAAGCCCTATACGAAGGTCAAGAATACCTCCTACGACTACCACAACGTCTCGATCAAGTGGTTCGAGGACGGCACGCTCAATGTTGCGGCCAACTGTGTCGACCGGCACCTGGCAACGCGCGGCGACCAGCCCGCTATCATCTGGGAAGGCGATGACCCGGGCGAGCACAAGGTCATCACCTACAACGAGCTTTCCAGGGAAGTAAACAAATTCGCCAACGTTCTGCACGGTCAGGGCGTGAAGAAGGGTGACCGGGTCACCATCTACCTCCCGATGATCCCGGAAGCTGCCTACGCGATGCTGGCTTGTGCGCGGATCGGGGCGATCCATTCCATCGTTTTCGGCGGCTTCTCTCCCGACAGTCTTGCCCAGCGTATCGAAGGCTGTAAGTCCGAATGTGTCATCACGGCGGATGAGGGCCTGCGCGGCGGCCGCAAGGTGCCGCTGAAGGCCAATGTCGACAAGGCAGCGGAAAAGGCGCCGGTCAGATCCGTCATCGTGGTCAGGCGGACCGGCGGCGACATCAGCATGACGGACGGGCGGGACGTCTGGTATCACGACGAAGCCGGGCGTGTTTCCGACCAGTGCGACCCGGTCGAGATGAACGCCGAGGATCCGCTGTTCATCCTCTACACCTCCGGCTCGACCGGACAGCCGAAAGGCGTCCTGCACACGACGGGCGGCTACCTCGTCTATGCATCCATGACCCATGAGTATGTCTTCGATTATCACGAGGGCGATATTTACTGGTGCACGGCGGATGTCGGCTGGGTCACCGGTCACAGCTACATCGTCTACGGCCCGCTGGCCAACGGCGCGACTACGCTGATGTTCGAGGGTGTCCCGACCTATCCGGGTCCGGGCCGCTTCTGGGAAGTCTGCGACAAGCACAACGTCAACATCTTCTACACCGCGCCCACCGCGATCCGCGCGCTGATGGGCGCAGGCGACGAATACGTCACGAAGACATCCCGCCGGTCCCTGCGCCTGCTCGGTTCGGTCGGCGAGCCGATCAACCCGGAAGCCTGGACCTGGTATCACAATGTGGTCGGTGACGGCCGCTGCCCGATCGTCGACACCTGGTGGCAGACCGAGACCGGGGGCATCCTGATTACCCCGCTTCCGGGCGCAACGGATCTGAAACCGGGCTCCGCGACACGGCCGTTCTTTGGCGTCCAGCCTGCCGTCGTCGATGCGGAAGGCAAGTTCCTCGAGGGCGCGACCGAAGGCAATCTTGTCATCAAGGACAGCTGGCCGGGCCAGATGCGCACGGTCTACGGCGATCATGAGCGGTTCGTGCAGACCTATTTCGCGACCTACAAGGGACTATACTTCACCGGTGACGGCTGCCGGCGCGACGCGGACGGCTACTACTGGATCACCGGCCGCGTCGACGATGTGATCAACGTATCCGGACACCGCATGGGAACGGCGGAAGTCGAAAGCGCCCTGGTGGCGCACCCGCAGGTGTCCGAGGCGGCCGTCGTCGGTTACCCGCACGACATCAAGGGGCAGGGCATCTATGCCTATGTCACGCTGATGGAAGGCGAGGAACCGACGGAGGAGTTGAAGAAGGAACTGGTCAAGCATGTACGCGCGGAGATCGGTCCGATCGCGTCGCCCGATCTCATCCAGTTCGCCCCTGGCCTGCCGAAAACCCGTTCGGGCAAGATCATGCGCCGCATCCTGCGCAAGATCGCCGAGGACAGTTTCGAAAATCTGGGAGATACATCGACGCTGGCCGATCCGGCCGTGGTTGACGATCTGATCGACAATCGCCAGAACCGCTGA
- a CDS encoding HNH endonuclease: MTIAVSPGAHPALVLNADYRPLSYYPLSLWSWQDTIKAVFLDRVNIVAEYDAAVRSPSFEFRLPSVVSLKTFVKPSRYPAFTRFNVFLRDKFQCQYCGSKDELTFDHLIPRSKGGLTTWENVITACSPCNLRKSNKSCKQLNMWPMHMPFQPTIQDLHNNGRGFPPNYLHESWMDFLYWDTELEP, translated from the coding sequence GTGACGATTGCGGTTTCGCCGGGAGCCCATCCGGCGTTGGTACTCAATGCGGATTACCGGCCTTTGAGTTACTATCCCTTGTCATTGTGGTCTTGGCAGGACACGATCAAGGCGGTCTTCCTTGATCGCGTGAATATTGTTGCCGAATATGATGCGGCAGTCCGAAGTCCGAGCTTTGAATTCCGATTGCCGAGCGTCGTCTCCCTCAAGACCTTTGTGAAACCCAGCAGATATCCCGCCTTCACCCGCTTCAACGTCTTCCTTCGCGACAAATTTCAGTGCCAATATTGCGGCTCGAAAGACGAACTCACATTCGATCATCTCATTCCAAGATCAAAGGGTGGCCTGACAACCTGGGAAAACGTGATCACGGCCTGCTCGCCCTGTAACCTGCGCAAGTCGAACAAATCGTGCAAACAGCTCAACATGTGGCCGATGCACATGCCATTTCAGCCGACGATCCAGGATCTTCACAACAACGGACGCGGGTTCCCGCCAAACTACCTCCACGAAAGCTGGATGGATTTTCTTTATTGGGATACCGAACTCGAACCGTAA
- a CDS encoding urease accessory protein UreF codes for MTEQISPAALYRLMTFLSPAFPVGAFTYSHGLEQVIEQGVVTDRLELERWLQDVLRHGAGRTDAILLAETCRNFPANDKNGVQDLRELGLALQPSRERRLETTAQGTAFIRTVQKSWRPQGSGSAARFHELVDADQDDWPYPVAVGLVCAAHGIPAGTAVTSFLQAFAANLVSAAIRAVPLGQNDGQLVVANLEAVIFGVSEEALRSGLDDLGSSTFLADIASMAHETQYSRLFRS; via the coding sequence ATGACTGAACAGATCTCGCCCGCCGCACTGTACCGATTGATGACCTTTCTCTCCCCCGCCTTCCCGGTCGGCGCCTTCACCTACAGCCACGGACTGGAGCAGGTGATCGAACAGGGTGTGGTGACGGATCGCCTCGAACTCGAACGATGGCTGCAGGATGTCCTGCGTCACGGGGCAGGGCGCACCGACGCGATCCTGCTTGCCGAAACATGTCGCAATTTTCCGGCAAACGACAAAAACGGCGTTCAGGATCTTCGCGAGCTCGGCCTTGCGTTGCAGCCCTCCCGGGAGAGACGTCTGGAAACCACCGCCCAGGGCACGGCGTTCATCCGGACCGTGCAAAAAAGCTGGAGACCGCAGGGCAGCGGGTCGGCCGCTCGCTTTCACGAACTTGTCGACGCCGATCAGGACGACTGGCCCTATCCGGTCGCGGTCGGCCTAGTCTGTGCGGCACATGGGATCCCGGCCGGGACGGCGGTCACGTCCTTTCTCCAGGCGTTTGCCGCCAACCTTGTTTCCGCAGCGATCCGGGCTGTACCCCTCGGACAGAATGACGGGCAGCTTGTCGTCGCCAACCTGGAAGCGGTCATTTTTGGCGTTTCCGAAGAGGCGCTCCGGTCAGGGCTCGACGATCTCGGCAGCTCAACCTTCCTCGCGGACATCGCCTCAATGGCGCATGAAACACAGTATTCGAGGCTTTTTCGCTCATGA
- the rimM gene encoding ribosome maturation factor RimM (Essential for efficient processing of 16S rRNA): MTSDDGQRVLMAKIGAAHGIRGEVRVKPFGDDPLSFADYGVLTSKDGATSFEVERARVQKTVVVTKFRDVNNRNQAEDLNGVELFVRRDQLPEPEEDEFYYSDLNGLSVVDQDGNSLGKIVAVQDFGAGDLLEIRPKRGRTFYIPFTKDFVPDVSLSQGQVTARLPEDYFSDESSDSSDADSPDK; the protein is encoded by the coding sequence ATGACTTCAGATGACGGTCAGAGGGTCCTGATGGCCAAGATCGGTGCCGCGCATGGCATACGCGGGGAGGTGCGGGTCAAGCCGTTTGGTGACGATCCGCTCTCCTTTGCCGACTACGGCGTTCTGACCAGCAAGGACGGCGCGACGTCGTTCGAAGTCGAAAGGGCGCGCGTCCAGAAAACCGTGGTCGTCACCAAGTTCCGGGACGTGAACAACCGGAACCAGGCTGAAGATCTGAACGGCGTGGAACTCTTTGTCCGGCGAGATCAGCTGCCGGAACCGGAAGAGGACGAGTTCTACTATTCCGACCTCAACGGGCTCAGCGTTGTGGACCAGGACGGCAACAGCCTCGGAAAAATCGTCGCCGTGCAGGACTTCGGCGCCGGTGATCTTCTGGAAATTCGCCCGAAGCGCGGGCGCACTTTCTACATTCCCTTCACGAAGGACTTTGTTCCGGACGTGTCCCTGTCGCAGGGACAGGTGACGGCCCGCCTTCCCGAGGATTACTTTTCCGATGAAAGTTCGGATTCTTCGGATGCAGATTCGCCGGACAAGTAG
- the trmD gene encoding tRNA (guanosine(37)-N1)-methyltransferase TrmD translates to MRFKTTILTLYPDMFPGPLGHSLSGRALAKGLWQLETSQIRDFATDKHRSVDDTPAGGGAGMVLRADILAKAIDGAAPEDDPRPRLLMSPRGRPFSQERAHELASGPGAIIVCGRFEGVDQRVIDSRQLEEVSVGDYILSGGEIAALTMLDAIIRLIPGVMGNMESADTESFETGLLEHPHYTRPADFEGSAIPDVLTSGNHRKIHDWRMAEAERLTRERRPDLWDAYMADEDDVD, encoded by the coding sequence ATGCGCTTTAAGACCACGATCCTGACGCTCTATCCGGACATGTTTCCCGGCCCGCTGGGGCACAGTCTGTCGGGTCGGGCTCTTGCCAAAGGCCTGTGGCAGCTCGAAACCAGCCAGATCCGCGACTTTGCGACGGACAAGCATCGCAGCGTCGACGACACGCCGGCAGGCGGCGGCGCCGGAATGGTGCTGCGTGCGGACATTCTGGCGAAGGCTATCGATGGTGCCGCACCCGAAGACGACCCGCGGCCGCGGCTCTTGATGAGCCCGCGCGGGCGTCCGTTCAGCCAGGAGCGTGCGCATGAACTGGCTTCCGGGCCCGGCGCGATCATTGTCTGCGGCAGGTTCGAAGGTGTCGACCAGCGGGTCATAGACAGCAGGCAGCTCGAGGAAGTTTCCGTTGGCGACTACATCCTTTCGGGCGGTGAAATCGCGGCACTCACGATGCTGGACGCCATCATCCGTCTCATTCCAGGGGTCATGGGAAACATGGAAAGCGCCGATACGGAGAGTTTCGAAACAGGCCTGCTGGAGCATCCGCATTATACCCGTCCTGCCGATTTCGAAGGTTCGGCAATACCCGATGTGCTGACCTCGGGAAACCACCGGAAAATCCACGACTGGCGCATGGCCGAAGCAGAGCGCCTGACACGGGAGCGCCGGCCGGATCTTTGGGACGCCTACATGGCGGATGAAGATGACGTCGACTAG
- a CDS encoding pilus assembly protein TadG-related protein: MSNKQIPYFYNLIRRFRKDRDGAIIPLFGIMIIIIVVMAGAAVDVSRVVNAREKLSYALDAAALAAATDLSTQEMTNDQIKDVITDSFNANLADADFLDEAIENLSFTVDSDNGLITVSSAATMDNLFIDFGGYGQTAFGPETFTFGTNSQVTYSRFDVEMAMVVDVTGSMGWALNDLKDAAESVVNILIPADGEESKVKISLVPYSVGVNMDSYASAATGGISTRCVTERDGDEKYTDASYTVEPAGDGSGTRRSQDCSDSVLEPLTDNRDTLLTAIENLETEGYTAAQTGIGIGWYTLSPNWKDLWPTESEPAAYSNSEVLKFALIMTDGAFNTYYDKHTLTYSECDDFSRYYGPCYGGTNDYWIEKAGSGYSGQPSQRALRLCSAMKDAGITIYTVYFGTATSSSQARVMEECADEGKYYVATSSDDLIAAFSNIAKKIQQVFLSQ, from the coding sequence ATGAGCAATAAACAAATTCCGTATTTTTACAATTTGATCCGGCGGTTCCGCAAAGATCGGGACGGCGCGATTATTCCCCTCTTCGGTATCATGATCATCATCATCGTGGTGATGGCCGGTGCTGCGGTGGACGTGTCCAGGGTTGTGAACGCGCGCGAAAAACTTTCCTACGCGCTTGATGCGGCGGCGCTTGCCGCAGCCACCGACCTGTCGACGCAGGAGATGACGAACGACCAGATCAAGGACGTCATCACGGATTCGTTCAACGCCAACCTTGCAGACGCCGACTTCCTCGATGAAGCGATCGAAAATCTTTCCTTCACCGTGGATAGCGACAACGGCCTGATCACCGTCAGTTCCGCCGCCACGATGGACAATCTCTTCATCGACTTCGGCGGTTACGGTCAGACAGCGTTCGGTCCCGAGACCTTCACCTTCGGAACAAATTCACAGGTGACCTATTCGCGCTTCGACGTTGAAATGGCGATGGTGGTCGACGTGACCGGATCGATGGGCTGGGCGCTCAACGATCTGAAGGACGCAGCTGAATCGGTGGTCAACATCCTCATTCCTGCAGACGGCGAGGAAAGCAAGGTCAAGATCTCGCTGGTTCCGTACAGCGTGGGTGTGAACATGGACAGCTACGCGTCGGCTGCGACCGGGGGTATCAGCACAAGATGCGTTACCGAGCGTGACGGCGACGAAAAATACACCGATGCCAGCTACACGGTTGAACCGGCCGGTGACGGCTCGGGAACGCGCCGGAGCCAGGACTGCTCGGACTCGGTCCTGGAGCCGCTGACGGACAACCGGGATACCCTGCTGACCGCGATTGAGAACCTGGAGACCGAGGGATATACGGCTGCACAGACAGGCATCGGCATCGGCTGGTACACGCTCTCGCCCAACTGGAAAGACCTCTGGCCGACCGAATCGGAGCCTGCGGCCTATTCGAACAGCGAAGTGCTGAAATTCGCGCTGATCATGACCGATGGTGCGTTCAACACCTACTATGACAAGCACACGCTGACCTACTCCGAGTGTGACGATTTCAGCAGGTATTACGGGCCGTGCTACGGCGGAACGAATGACTACTGGATCGAAAAGGCCGGGAGCGGTTATTCCGGTCAGCCCTCGCAGCGCGCCCTGCGGCTGTGTTCGGCGATGAAGGATGCCGGGATCACGATCTATACGGTCTATTTCGGAACCGCCACGTCTTCGAGCCAGGCGCGCGTCATGGAAGAATGTGCCGATGAAGGCAAATACTACGTCGCGACATCGTCCGACGACCTGATCGCAGCCTTCTCGAACATTGCCAAGAAGATCCAGCAGGTCTTCCTGTCGCAATAA